A genomic segment from Corylus avellana chromosome ca5, CavTom2PMs-1.0 encodes:
- the LOC132180683 gene encoding exopolygalacturonase-like produces the protein MGPTLHDLSNSRQQTTGPDSLDGVPVNIRLDYVTNSIVRDISSYNSKQFHIHALGCQNLTFDHVTIKAPQNSPNTDGIHIGRSTKINVINSQISIGDDCVSIGDGSRDMLIQGVNCGPGHGISIGSLGMYQNEQPVSRVRVIGCNLTNTSNGVRIKTWPDSYPRSAADFLFENIIINNVDTPIIVDQGYCPWNVCKPEIPSKVKISNVSFKNLRGTSARKSAVVLVCSSSLPCENVELRDIDLRYNGKDGPANSRCVNVNPIIAGYENPPPSLGTVRKIWLRRNDVVHGGVFVHPNVLKKVNWDASIAKKQGWMGFGVLVRDEKGIVITAECKTLLGCRDPSVAEARAALMAIYMCKDLRLRQVHLERDTQVVVSAVNCSMTDWSRMELLVGDIKRELRSVFSPMADDLCWKGRQPCGTYTIQSSNDECYGSTMAC, from the exons ATGGGCCCCACTCTCCATGACTTGAGTAATTCAAGGCAACAAACAACAGGTCCCGACAG TCTCGACGGAGTTCCGGTAAA CATAAGGTTGGACTACGTCACCAATTCAATTGTCCGAGACATATCATCATATAATAGCAAACAATTCCACATCCATGCTCTTGGGTGCCAAAATCTTACATTCGACCATGTTACAATCAAAGCACCTCAAAATAGCCCGAATACGGATGGAATTCACATTGGACGTTCAACGAAGATTAATGTGATTAATTCACAGATTTCAATCGGAGATGATTGTGTCTCCATCGGTGATGGCAGCCGGGATATGCTTATTCAGGGGGTAAACTGTGGACCAGGACATGGAATCAGCATTGGAAGTCTTGGTATGTACCAAAATGAACAGCCTGTGTCTAGGGTCAGAGTTATTGGTTGTAATCTTACAAACACATCGAATGGCGTGAGAATCAAAACATGGCCTGATTCTTATCCTCGATCTGCCgctgattttctttttgagaacATTATCATAAATAATGTTGACACTCCTATCATCGTAGACCAAGGTTATTGCCCATGGAATGTGTGCAAACCAGAG ATTCCTTCAAAGGTGAAGATCAGCAATGTTAGCTTCAAGAACTTAAGAGGCACTTCTGCGAGAAAGAGCGCTGTCGTGCTTGTTTGTAGTTCATCACTACCATGTGAGAATGTGGAGCTTCGTGACATAGACCTCAGATATAACGGAAAAGATGGCCCTGCTAATTCTCGATGTGTTAATGTCAATCCCATCATTGCTGGCTACGAGAATCCTCCTCCTAGCTT AGGGACTGTGAGAAAAATTTGGCTTAGGAGGAATGACGTAGTGCATGGGGGCGTTTTTGTACATCCCAACGTGCTG AAAAAGGTGAACTGGGATGCATCTATTGCGAAGAAACAGGGCTGGATGGGTTTTGGGGTGTTGGTGCGTGATGAGAAGGGGATAGTGATAACGGCGGAATGCAAAACTCTTTTGGGGTGCCGTGATCCTTCAGTGGCTGAGGCTAGGGCAGCACTGATGGCGATTTATATGTGTAAGGACCTAAGGCTAAGGCAGGTTCATCTGGAGCGTGATACGCAGGTGGTGGTCAGTGCGGTAAACTGCTCGATGACGGATTGGAGCAGAATGGAGCTCCTGGTGGGAGATATTAAGCGCGAACTTCGATCAGTCTTTTCCCCAATGGCGGATGACTTATGTTGGAAGGGAAGGCAACCATGCGGCACATACACTATCCAAAGTAGCAACGACGAGTGTTATGGATCAACAATGGCTTGTTGA